Proteins encoded by one window of Cyanobium sp. NS01:
- a CDS encoding DUF4359 domain-containing protein gives MGGAVLLAGAGGMLAWTNPGPAEFADFAAGRLVEEISSRVCESSTLPSVLGLAVADCAALVASQRTSLGAVVQRQTRRTNFGVLSVYHSQLGGQQVLRWRVPRFEATVVGVAGRFVIVQAREPGS, from the coding sequence GTGGGAGGCGCCGTCCTGCTCGCTGGGGCCGGGGGGATGCTGGCCTGGACCAACCCCGGCCCTGCCGAGTTCGCCGACTTCGCCGCGGGCCGGTTGGTGGAGGAGATCTCCAGCCGGGTGTGTGAGAGCAGCACGCTCCCCTCGGTGCTGGGCCTGGCGGTGGCCGACTGCGCCGCCCTGGTGGCCTCCCAGCGCACCTCCTTGGGCGCGGTGGTGCAGCGACAGACCCGCCGCACCAATTTCGGGGTGCTGAGCGTGTATCACAGCCAGCTGGGTGGTCAGCAGGTGCTGCGCTGGCGGGTGCCCCGCTTCGAGGCCACCGTTGTGGGTGTGGCAGGACGGTTCGTGATCGTGCAGGCGCGGGAGCCTGGTTCATGA
- the miaB gene encoding tRNA (N6-isopentenyl adenosine(37)-C2)-methylthiotransferase MiaB — translation MTATHSLQLAPPAAQSPAGPGPGSYWITTFGCQMNKADSERMAGILETLGYRQASAELSADLVLYNTCTIRDNAEQKVYSYLGRQAQRKRLNPHLTLVVAGCVAQQEGEALLRRVPELDLVMGPQHANRLDTLLAQVEQGQQVVATGEHHILEDITTARRDSAVCAWVNVIYGCNERCTYCVVPSVRGQEQSRRPEAIRLEMEGLAARGFREITLLGQNIDAYGRDLPGITPEGRRQHTLTDLLHHVHDVEGLERIRFATSHPRYFTERLIDACAALPKVCEHFHIPFQSGDDAVLKAMARGYTVERYRRILSRIRERMPDAAISADVIVAFPGESEAQFRRTLALIEEIGFDQVNTAAYSPRPNTPAADWPDQLSETVKVERLQELNALVERTARRRSARYQGRLEQVLVEGPNPRQASQWMGRTRTNRLTFFSADQPAGAGPGSGAPAVQAGDLVNVRIEEVRAFSLSGTLA, via the coding sequence ATGACGGCAACCCACTCCCTCCAACTGGCGCCACCAGCTGCCCAGAGCCCCGCGGGGCCGGGCCCGGGCAGCTACTGGATCACCACCTTCGGCTGCCAGATGAACAAGGCGGATTCCGAGCGCATGGCCGGAATCCTCGAGACCCTGGGCTACCGCCAGGCCAGCGCCGAGCTCAGCGCCGATCTGGTGCTCTACAACACCTGCACCATCCGCGACAACGCCGAGCAGAAGGTGTACAGCTACCTGGGCCGCCAGGCCCAGCGCAAGCGCCTCAACCCCCACCTCACCCTGGTGGTGGCGGGCTGTGTGGCTCAGCAGGAGGGTGAGGCGCTGCTGCGGCGCGTGCCTGAGCTCGATCTGGTGATGGGCCCCCAGCACGCCAACCGGCTCGACACCCTGCTGGCCCAGGTGGAGCAGGGCCAGCAGGTGGTGGCCACCGGCGAGCACCACATCCTTGAGGACATCACCACCGCCCGCCGCGACAGCGCCGTGTGCGCCTGGGTGAACGTGATCTACGGCTGCAACGAACGCTGCACCTACTGCGTGGTGCCCTCGGTGCGCGGCCAGGAGCAGAGCCGCCGGCCCGAGGCCATCCGCCTCGAGATGGAGGGGCTGGCGGCGCGGGGCTTCCGCGAGATCACCCTGCTCGGGCAGAACATCGATGCCTATGGCCGCGACCTGCCCGGCATCACCCCCGAGGGCCGCCGCCAGCACACCCTCACCGACCTGCTGCACCACGTCCACGACGTGGAGGGCCTGGAGCGGATCCGCTTTGCCACCAGCCACCCCCGCTACTTCACCGAGCGGCTGATCGATGCCTGCGCCGCCCTGCCGAAGGTGTGTGAGCATTTCCATATCCCCTTCCAGAGCGGCGATGACGCCGTGCTGAAGGCGATGGCCCGGGGCTACACGGTGGAGCGCTACCGCCGCATCCTCAGCCGCATCCGTGAGCGCATGCCCGATGCGGCGATCAGCGCCGATGTGATCGTGGCGTTTCCAGGCGAATCCGAGGCCCAGTTCCGCCGCACCCTGGCCCTGATCGAGGAGATCGGCTTCGATCAGGTGAACACCGCCGCCTACTCGCCACGCCCCAACACCCCTGCCGCTGACTGGCCTGATCAGCTCAGCGAGACCGTGAAGGTGGAGCGTCTGCAGGAGCTCAATGCCCTGGTGGAGCGCACGGCACGGCGGCGCAGCGCCCGCTATCAGGGCCGCCTCGAGCAGGTGCTGGTGGAGGGCCCCAACCCCCGCCAGGCCAGTCAGTGGATGGGCCGCACCCGCACCAACCGGCTCACCTTCTTCAGCGCTGATCAGCCGGCCGGGGCCGGCCCTGGCTCAGGGGCTCCGGCCGTGCAGGCCGGCGATCTGGTGAACGTGCGCATCGAGGAGGTGCGGGCCTTCTCGCTGAGCGGCACACTGGCCTGA
- a CDS encoding cell division protein FtsQ/DivIB — protein sequence MSPSRPLPPGAERRRQLRLERRRERLRNGWRLLVLLGLAGGLGYTLLRQGWTLSDPQQVEVLGSKQVGAEQVIEAAGLTFPQTLLSLEPSQVAASLAEALPVEEVRVTRLMAPPRLQVQLTDRQAVARARRRTAQGNETGFVDRSGYWMNSRQGALMADAAASGLLVSGWQPRLRPVLAEVLERRDALGSDLLEIRFAPDGGLWLRSASLGLVRLGPADAQLPRRLEVLAHLVKTLPAQLKGKPLRTLDLTDPEQPELALKKAPTAKPASP from the coding sequence GTGAGTCCGTCCAGGCCCCTTCCCCCAGGAGCTGAGCGCAGACGCCAGCTGCGCCTTGAGCGCCGCCGCGAGCGGCTGCGCAACGGCTGGCGGCTGCTGGTGCTGCTCGGCCTCGCCGGCGGCCTGGGCTACACCCTGCTGCGCCAGGGCTGGACCCTCAGCGACCCGCAGCAGGTGGAGGTGCTGGGCAGCAAGCAGGTGGGCGCCGAGCAGGTGATCGAGGCTGCGGGGCTGACCTTCCCCCAGACCCTGCTCAGCCTGGAGCCCAGCCAGGTCGCCGCCTCCCTCGCCGAGGCCCTGCCCGTGGAGGAGGTGCGGGTGACGCGGCTGATGGCACCGCCGCGGCTGCAGGTGCAGCTCACCGACCGCCAGGCCGTGGCCCGCGCCCGGCGGCGCACCGCCCAGGGCAACGAGACCGGCTTCGTGGATCGCTCCGGCTACTGGATGAACAGCCGCCAGGGGGCGCTGATGGCCGATGCAGCGGCTTCGGGCCTGCTGGTGAGCGGCTGGCAACCGCGGCTTCGGCCGGTGCTGGCTGAGGTTCTGGAGCGCCGCGACGCCCTGGGCAGCGATCTGCTGGAGATCCGTTTTGCTCCTGATGGAGGCCTGTGGCTGCGAAGCGCCAGCCTGGGGCTGGTGCGCCTGGGGCCAGCCGACGCCCAGCTCCCCCGCCGCCTGGAGGTGCTGGCTCACCTCGTCAAGACCCTCCCAGCTCAGCTCAAGGGCAAACCACTCAGAACTCTCGACCTCACTGATCCGGAACAGCCCGAGCTCGCCCTCAAGAAAGCGCCCACAGCCAAGCCAGCCTCCCCTTGA
- a CDS encoding dipeptide epimerase, which yields MRCRLRPFRLTKAVPLAISRGSTSAVEHLLVEVSHEGLTGLGETGGFDTGHRHYDTAAVAAELEALAPHLQGASPLGSQSLEPLLAQLSPPARCGLDLALHDWRGKRLGQPLWRLWGLDPGACVATSVTLGLGTPSAVLARLERWWQQLPASRIKLKLGSPEGLDHDRALLQAVAEALERKRQQAGAACELQVDANGGWSLEDALRLLPELQAHGVVLLEQPLAPQLDPTRDRAGFAALHPHCPLPLVADESCWNLEDLLRLAPHTDGVNIKLLKSGGLTEALLMAQTARRLGLGVMLGCYSDGALLNGAAAQLLPLVRWPDLDSHLNLVDDPFTGLDCQGDQLLLPGEPGLGIGVAEAWPGLVPRAAAGLAPEGLP from the coding sequence ATGCGCTGCCGCCTGCGCCCGTTCCGCCTCACCAAGGCCGTGCCCCTGGCGATCAGCCGTGGCAGCACCAGCGCGGTGGAGCATCTGCTGGTGGAGGTGAGTCACGAGGGCCTCACGGGCCTGGGGGAAACCGGCGGTTTCGACACCGGCCATCGCCACTACGACACCGCCGCCGTCGCCGCCGAACTGGAGGCCCTGGCCCCGCATCTGCAGGGGGCCTCACCCCTGGGGTCGCAGAGCCTGGAACCGCTGCTGGCGCAGCTCTCGCCCCCCGCCCGCTGTGGCCTCGATCTGGCCCTGCACGACTGGCGGGGCAAGCGCCTCGGGCAGCCCCTCTGGCGGCTCTGGGGCCTGGATCCAGGCGCCTGTGTCGCCACCAGCGTCACCCTGGGGCTGGGCACGCCCTCGGCGGTGCTGGCGCGGCTCGAGCGCTGGTGGCAGCAGCTGCCCGCCAGCCGCATCAAGCTCAAGCTGGGCAGCCCGGAGGGCCTCGATCACGACCGCGCCCTGCTGCAGGCGGTGGCGGAGGCCCTGGAGCGCAAACGGCAGCAGGCTGGCGCGGCCTGTGAGCTGCAGGTGGATGCCAACGGGGGCTGGAGCCTGGAGGACGCCCTGCGCCTGCTGCCTGAGCTCCAGGCCCATGGGGTGGTGCTCCTGGAGCAGCCGCTGGCGCCGCAGCTTGACCCGACGCGCGACAGGGCCGGCTTCGCGGCCCTGCATCCCCACTGCCCCCTGCCCCTGGTGGCCGATGAGAGCTGCTGGAACCTCGAGGATCTGCTGCGGCTGGCCCCCCACACCGATGGGGTCAACATCAAGCTGCTCAAGAGCGGCGGACTCACGGAGGCCCTGCTGATGGCCCAGACGGCGCGGCGTCTGGGGCTGGGGGTGATGCTGGGCTGCTACTCCGACGGCGCCCTGCTGAACGGCGCCGCGGCCCAGCTGCTGCCGCTGGTGCGCTGGCCCGATCTCGACAGCCACCTCAACCTGGTGGACGACCCCTTCACGGGCCTGGACTGCCAGGGCGATCAGCTGCTGCTGCCCGGTGAGCCGGGCCTGGGGATCGGTGTGGCGGAGGCCTGGCCCGGGCTGGTGCCCAGGGCGGCTGCGGGGCTGGCGCCGGAGGGGCTGCCGTGA
- the glsA gene encoding glutaminase A: MAPSSVNATAIQEILNEAHARFSDLKDGQPARYIPELAKANPDHFGIALATTSGHVYSVGDAAECFTIQSISKPFTYALALKLLPAGQLLQTVGVEPSGDAFNAISLDGASGRPRNPMINAGAIATTAQVMAQAPDHAAGLLLDFYSSLAGRPLTVDEAVFRSERDSGHRNRAIGHLLRQFGIIGSDPEPSLQLYFRQCAVSVSCLDLASMAATLACQGRHPRTGVSVIEPQTTTNVLAVMGSCGMYNYAGQWLHDVGMPAKSGVAGGLLAVVPGRLGLAVYSPPLDSLGNSVRGVAVCEWLSRQLDLHLFNQPAPAGRCLRSSSDGCRRHSRRWRQQGERDWLDRQGARLKLLEVQGVLDFAAGEELLAEIDRQAKAGSVLVLDLTRVSSLPAVGARLMRQQLGSLGPRHSTVLLCMGRHGEALWPEGLGVPTPIPWLQTFSSLDEALEHAEELLLAERPAPAAPPLEQRPGLLERLPQASRKLLEPLLQRRRFQAGELACRGGGPGSDLFLIESGRFSVLNAVGSDGRQDRLASFGAGCWFGEVAFLGSGEGSADVLAEAPGSCLVLGRAGLEQLELQHPAVLIQLMRLLHGELACKLERTNQELVLLEEG; the protein is encoded by the coding sequence ATGGCCCCGTCCAGCGTCAACGCCACAGCGATCCAGGAGATTCTCAACGAGGCCCACGCCCGCTTCTCAGACCTGAAGGATGGCCAGCCGGCCCGCTACATCCCGGAGCTGGCCAAGGCCAACCCCGACCATTTCGGCATTGCCCTGGCCACCACCAGCGGCCATGTGTACAGCGTCGGAGACGCCGCTGAGTGCTTCACGATTCAGTCGATCTCCAAGCCATTCACCTACGCCCTGGCCCTGAAACTGCTGCCGGCGGGCCAGCTGCTGCAGACGGTGGGGGTGGAGCCCTCGGGGGATGCCTTCAACGCCATCAGCCTGGATGGGGCGTCAGGCCGGCCGCGCAACCCGATGATCAATGCCGGCGCAATCGCCACCACGGCCCAGGTGATGGCCCAGGCCCCGGACCATGCCGCGGGCCTGCTGCTCGACTTCTATTCCAGCCTGGCCGGCCGGCCCCTGACGGTGGATGAGGCGGTGTTCCGCTCCGAGCGGGACAGCGGCCACCGCAACCGCGCCATCGGCCACCTGCTGCGCCAGTTCGGGATCATCGGCAGCGACCCTGAGCCCAGCCTGCAGCTGTACTTCCGGCAGTGCGCCGTGTCGGTGAGCTGCCTCGATCTGGCCAGCATGGCCGCCACCCTCGCCTGCCAGGGCCGCCATCCCCGCACCGGCGTCAGCGTGATCGAGCCGCAGACCACCACCAACGTGCTGGCCGTGATGGGCAGCTGCGGCATGTACAACTACGCCGGCCAGTGGCTGCACGATGTGGGCATGCCGGCCAAGAGCGGCGTGGCCGGCGGCCTGCTGGCCGTGGTGCCCGGCCGTCTTGGGCTGGCGGTGTACTCCCCGCCCCTGGACAGTCTGGGCAACTCCGTTCGAGGCGTTGCGGTGTGTGAGTGGTTGTCTCGGCAGCTGGATCTGCACCTGTTCAACCAGCCAGCCCCGGCGGGGCGCTGCCTGCGCTCCAGCAGCGACGGCTGCCGGCGCCATTCGCGCCGCTGGCGCCAGCAGGGGGAGCGCGACTGGCTCGATCGCCAGGGCGCCCGGCTGAAGCTGCTGGAGGTGCAGGGGGTGCTCGATTTCGCCGCCGGCGAGGAGCTCCTGGCGGAGATCGACCGCCAGGCCAAGGCGGGGTCCGTGCTGGTGCTCGACCTGACCAGGGTCAGCAGCCTGCCCGCCGTGGGCGCCAGGTTGATGCGGCAGCAGCTCGGCAGCCTCGGCCCCCGGCACAGCACCGTGTTGCTCTGCATGGGCAGGCACGGGGAGGCGCTGTGGCCAGAAGGCCTGGGCGTGCCGACGCCAATCCCCTGGCTGCAGACCTTCAGCAGCCTGGATGAGGCCTTGGAGCACGCCGAGGAGCTGCTGCTGGCGGAGCGGCCCGCTCCGGCCGCTCCACCCCTGGAGCAGCGGCCGGGGCTGCTGGAGCGCTTGCCACAAGCGAGTCGCAAGCTGCTCGAGCCCCTGCTGCAGCGGCGGAGGTTCCAGGCCGGAGAGCTGGCCTGCCGTGGCGGGGGCCCCGGCAGCGATCTGTTTCTGATCGAATCGGGCCGCTTCAGCGTGCTGAACGCCGTGGGCTCCGACGGGCGCCAGGATCGTCTCGCCAGCTTCGGCGCCGGCTGCTGGTTCGGGGAAGTGGCCTTCCTGGGCAGCGGCGAGGGCAGTGCCGATGTGCTGGCCGAGGCCCCCGGAAGCTGCCTGGTGCTGGGCCGCGCGGGCCTCGAGCAGCTGGAGCTGCAGCATCCCGCCGTGCTGATCCAGCTGATGCGGTTGCTCCACGGCGAGCTGGCCTGCAAGCTCGAGCGCACCAACCAGGAGCTGGTGCTGCTGGAGGAGGGCTGA
- a CDS encoding DUF1611 domain-containing protein: protein MRAEPPGGGARTCLQAQDPVVLLLHDGLDNLSGKTGLAMLRYRPGPLLAVVDPAHAGRSLKEVTGIDRAVPVLESVAAALPLGPAVAVVGLAPSGGLLPPALRADLATALGAGWSVASGLHSRIGDDPGLAALLAPGAWIWDLRQEPSGLAVASARAADLPCRRLLAVGSDMAVGKMSACLELLAEARRRGRAARFVGTGQAGILIAGGGVPLDAVRVDYAAGAVEAAVLEAGAGLGRDGLLLVEGQGSLCHPGSTATLPLLRGSQPTELLLVHRAGQRHIKGLPHLVIPPLQELIAVVEGLAALGRADGLRPRVRAVALNTMQLAEQEAVAATARTAEQLGLACADPVRQGAGMLLEALDGSAGADLLAS from the coding sequence GTGAGAGCCGAGCCGCCAGGGGGGGGCGCCCGCACCTGCCTGCAGGCCCAGGATCCGGTGGTGCTGCTGCTCCACGACGGCCTCGACAACCTCTCCGGCAAGACCGGCCTGGCGATGCTGCGCTACCGGCCCGGGCCGCTGCTGGCCGTGGTGGATCCGGCCCATGCCGGCCGCAGCCTGAAGGAGGTGACCGGCATCGATCGCGCCGTGCCGGTGCTGGAGAGCGTGGCGGCAGCCCTGCCCCTGGGGCCGGCGGTGGCGGTGGTGGGACTGGCGCCCTCCGGGGGGCTGCTGCCGCCGGCGCTGCGGGCCGACCTGGCGACGGCCCTGGGGGCGGGCTGGTCGGTGGCCAGTGGCCTGCACAGCCGCATCGGCGACGACCCCGGCTTGGCGGCCCTGCTGGCGCCTGGGGCCTGGATCTGGGACCTGCGTCAGGAGCCCTCCGGGCTGGCGGTGGCGTCGGCGCGGGCGGCCGATCTGCCCTGCCGGCGCCTGCTGGCCGTGGGCAGCGACATGGCCGTGGGCAAGATGAGCGCCTGCCTGGAGCTGCTGGCGGAAGCCCGGCGGCGCGGCCGCGCGGCGCGCTTCGTGGGCACCGGCCAGGCCGGCATCCTGATCGCCGGTGGCGGTGTGCCCCTGGACGCTGTGCGGGTGGACTATGCCGCCGGTGCCGTGGAGGCCGCCGTGCTCGAGGCGGGCGCTGGCCTCGGCCGGGACGGTCTGCTGCTGGTGGAGGGGCAGGGCTCTCTCTGCCACCCGGGCTCCACCGCCACCCTGCCGCTGCTGCGGGGCAGTCAGCCCACCGAGCTGCTGCTGGTGCACCGGGCCGGGCAGCGCCACATCAAGGGTCTGCCCCACCTGGTGATCCCGCCGCTGCAGGAGCTGATCGCCGTGGTGGAGGGCCTGGCGGCCCTCGGCCGTGCCGACGGCCTGCGGCCCAGGGTGCGGGCGGTGGCCCTCAACACCATGCAGCTGGCGGAGCAGGAGGCCGTTGCGGCCACCGCCCGCACGGCGGAGCAGCTGGGGCTTGCCTGCGCCGATCCCGTACGCCAGGGCGCCGGGATGCTTCTGGAGGCCCTGGATGGGTCAGCCGGGGCTGATCTCCTGGCCTCCTGA
- the ftsZ gene encoding cell division protein FtsZ has translation MTHTPTHAAGIVPSQTARIEVIGVGGGGSNAVNRMIASELHGLGYRVLNTDAQALLQSAAQKRTQLGQKLTRGLGAGGNPVIGQKAAEESRAELQESLQGADLIFIAAGMGGGTGTGAAPILAEVAKEVGALTVGIVTKPFGFEGRKRMRQAEEGIARLAEHVDTLIVIPNDRLRDEIAGAPLNEAFRAADDVLRMGVKGISDIITKPGLVNVDFADVRSVMADAGTALLGIGVGSGRSRASEAAQAAMSSPLLESARIDGAKGCVINISGGIDMTLEDMTTASEVIYDVVDPDANIIVGAVVDERLEGEIHVTVIATGFAGGTTYRPERPAVSFATSPPFTPTPTPEERGAKIPPFLLNRQTRPGDQES, from the coding sequence ATGACCCATACCCCGACTCATGCCGCCGGCATTGTTCCCAGCCAGACGGCCCGGATCGAGGTGATCGGTGTAGGTGGTGGCGGCAGCAACGCCGTGAATCGGATGATTGCCTCTGAGCTGCACGGGCTGGGCTACAGGGTGCTGAACACCGATGCCCAGGCGCTGTTGCAGTCGGCGGCCCAGAAGCGCACTCAGCTGGGGCAGAAGCTCACCCGTGGTCTCGGTGCCGGCGGCAACCCGGTGATCGGCCAGAAGGCCGCGGAGGAATCCCGGGCTGAACTGCAGGAGTCGCTCCAGGGTGCCGATCTCATCTTCATTGCCGCCGGCATGGGCGGCGGCACCGGCACGGGCGCGGCGCCGATCCTGGCGGAAGTGGCCAAGGAGGTGGGGGCGCTCACCGTGGGCATCGTCACCAAGCCGTTCGGATTCGAGGGCCGTAAGCGGATGCGCCAGGCCGAGGAGGGCATTGCCCGGCTGGCCGAGCATGTCGATACCCTGATCGTGATTCCCAATGACCGCCTGCGGGACGAGATCGCCGGCGCTCCCCTCAATGAGGCCTTCCGCGCCGCCGATGACGTGCTGCGCATGGGCGTGAAGGGCATCAGCGACATCATCACCAAACCCGGCCTGGTGAACGTGGACTTCGCTGACGTGCGCTCGGTGATGGCCGATGCCGGCACCGCCCTGCTGGGCATCGGCGTGGGCTCGGGTCGCAGCCGCGCCAGCGAGGCGGCCCAGGCCGCCATGAGCAGCCCGCTGCTGGAGTCGGCCCGCATCGATGGCGCCAAGGGCTGCGTGATCAACATCAGCGGCGGCATCGACATGACCCTGGAGGACATGACCACGGCCTCGGAGGTGATCTATGACGTGGTCGACCCCGACGCCAACATCATCGTGGGCGCCGTCGTGGACGAGCGGCTGGAGGGCGAGATCCATGTGACGGTGATCGCCACCGGCTTCGCAGGTGGCACCACCTACCGCCCCGAACGACCGGCGGTGAGCTTCGCCACCAGCCCGCCGTTCACCCCCACTCCCACACCCGAAGAGCGCGGCGCCAAGATCCCGCCGTTCCTGCTGAACCGCCAGACGCGGCCGGGTGATCAGGAGAGCTGA
- a CDS encoding D-alanine--D-alanine ligase family protein, with translation MTPAPSQGRIHVGLIFGGASGEHAISIRSAATVAAALRAEANAARYALSCFYIDQRGRWWGPELADRVLAQGTPANATQLAPGTERSGFQGFPDAALAVQVWFPVLHGPNGEDGTIQGLFALMQVPFVGSGVLGSAVGMDKLAMKAAFAASGLPQVPYAAVSAAEVQSDAEAVLDRLEAQLSYPCFVKPANLGSSVGISKARDRPSLLEGLRDAADLDPRVVVEQGVTARELECAVRGGGPRPFSASVLGEIRFDADWYDYETKYSDGRSRTLIPAPVPEAVAERARSMAVQACEALNASGLARVDFFYAEGEVGSKAEGEAGSETAGGGLWLNEINTLPGFTSLSMYPMLWQATGVDLDTLVDELIQAALEWPSPADPAPGRFKGVSP, from the coding sequence ATGACCCCTGCCCCAAGCCAAGGCCGGATCCATGTGGGCCTGATCTTCGGCGGGGCTTCCGGCGAGCACGCCATCTCCATCCGCTCGGCCGCCACGGTGGCCGCCGCCCTGCGGGCTGAAGCCAATGCCGCCCGCTACGCCCTGAGCTGTTTCTACATCGACCAGCGCGGCCGCTGGTGGGGTCCGGAACTGGCCGACCGGGTGCTGGCCCAGGGCACTCCGGCGAACGCGACCCAGCTCGCTCCCGGCACGGAACGCTCCGGCTTCCAGGGCTTTCCCGATGCAGCCCTGGCGGTGCAGGTGTGGTTCCCGGTGCTGCACGGCCCCAACGGCGAGGACGGCACGATCCAGGGCTTGTTCGCCCTCATGCAGGTGCCGTTCGTGGGCTCCGGGGTGCTCGGTTCGGCCGTGGGCATGGACAAGCTGGCCATGAAGGCCGCCTTTGCCGCCTCAGGACTTCCTCAGGTGCCCTATGCCGCCGTGAGCGCCGCCGAAGTCCAGAGCGATGCCGAGGCCGTGCTGGATCGGCTGGAGGCCCAGCTCAGTTACCCCTGCTTCGTGAAGCCCGCCAACCTGGGCTCCTCCGTGGGCATCAGCAAGGCCAGGGATCGGCCCTCGCTGCTTGAGGGCCTGCGCGATGCCGCCGACCTCGATCCGCGGGTGGTGGTGGAGCAGGGCGTCACCGCCCGGGAGCTGGAGTGCGCCGTGCGCGGCGGCGGCCCCAGGCCCTTCAGTGCCTCGGTGCTGGGGGAAATCCGCTTCGACGCCGACTGGTACGACTACGAGACCAAGTACAGCGATGGCAGGAGCCGCACCCTGATCCCCGCACCGGTGCCGGAGGCGGTGGCGGAGCGGGCCCGCAGCATGGCCGTGCAGGCCTGCGAGGCCCTGAACGCCTCGGGGCTGGCCCGGGTCGATTTCTTCTACGCCGAGGGCGAGGTGGGGAGCAAGGCTGAGGGCGAGGCGGGGAGCGAGACGGCGGGTGGCGGCCTCTGGCTCAATGAAATCAACACCCTGCCTGGCTTCACCAGCCTCAGCATGTACCCGATGCTGTGGCAGGCCACGGGCGTCGACCTGGACACCCTGGTGGATGAACTGATCCAGGCCGCCCTGGAGTGGCCTTCCCCTGCCGACCCGGCCCCAGGACGCTTCAAAGGAGTCTCCCCATGA